The Mugil cephalus isolate CIBA_MC_2020 chromosome 19, CIBA_Mcephalus_1.1, whole genome shotgun sequence genome has a window encoding:
- the LOC124996288 gene encoding alpha-1A adrenergic receptor-like, with protein MVPAENMSVFSAAERCPNCSSSTYPEVNVPKAVVLGIVLVVFVVFGVLGNILVILSVLFHHHWRSVTHYFIANLAAADLLLSSAVLPFSATSEALGRWVFGRSFCSVWAALDVLCCTASILSLCVISIDRYLAVSYPLRYPAIATGRRGLTAVAALWGLSAAISVGPLFGWKEPDPEDETVCQITEEPGYALFSALGSFYIPLAIILAMYCRVYTVAKRETKSHREGRKGEGVEMRIHRGNTAQTGKQEDDKRTATHKRSTFPMTRLLKFSREEKAAKTLGIVVGCFILCWLPFFLVLPIGSIFPSCKPSETIFKITFWLGYLNSCINPIIYPCFSREFKKAFHNVLRGRCLRTGAPTAKPQGHAAARTSGQASTCNTPVPSVQNCDSASSWACCRALSTSSSSVSASNQAEVAQVQSKSLLKAWCFSASRTPVPQNPSSQGSAKVLHLSLGIRGEAV; from the exons ATGGTTCCAGCTGAGAACATGAGTGTTTTTTCTGCAGCGGAGCGCTGCCCcaactgcagctcctccacgtACCCAGAGGTGAATGTACCCAAGGCGGTGGTTTTGGGGATAGTCCTCGTGGTGTTCGTGGTGTTTGGGGTCCTCGGCAACATCCTGGTcatcctgtcagtgctcttccACCACCACTGGCGCTCTGTGACGCATTACTTCATAGCCAACTTGGCAGCAGCAGACCTGCTGCTCAGCTCCGCTGTCCTGCCCTTCTCCGCCACCTCGGAGGCTCTGGGCAGGTGGGTGTTTGGCCGGTCCTTCTGCAGTGTCTGGGCTGCCCTGGATGTACTCTGCTGCACTGCCTCCATCCTCAGCCTGTGTGTGATCTCTATTGACCGCTACTTGGCTGTCAGCTACCCTCTGCGCTACCCCGCCATAGCCACCGGGAGGCGAGGCCTGACTGCAGTGGCTGCTCTCTGGGGACTCTCGGCAGCTATATCAGTAGGCCCCCTGTTTGGATGGAAGGAACCCGACCCAGAGGACGAGACGGTGTGCCAAATTACAGAAGAACCTGGCTACGCTTTGTTCTCAGCATTAGGATCATTTTATATACCGCTGGCCATCATCCTGGCCATGTACTGCCGTGTATACACTGTTGCGAAGAGAGAGACTAAATCCCACAGGGAGGGAAGAAAGGGAGAAGGGGTGGAGATGAGGATACACAGAGGGAACACTGCTCAGACGGGGAAACAGGAGGATGACAAGAGGACCGCAACGCACAAACGCTCCACCTTTCCCATGACGAGGCTGCTGAAGTTCTCAAGAGAAGAGAAGGCAGCCAAGACTCTCGGCATTGTTGTCGGGTGCTTCATTCTGTGCTGGCTCCCTTTCTTCCTGGTCTTACCCATCG gCTCCATCTTCCCGTCCTGTAAGCCCTCTGAAACCATCTTTAAGATAACTTTCTGGCTGGGCTACCTCAACAGCTGCATTAACCCAATCATCTACCCGTGCTTCAGCAGGGAGTTCAAGAAAGCCTTCCACAACGTGCTGCGCGGCCGCTGCCTGAGAACCGGGGCGCCGACTGCCAAACCCCAAGGACACGCCGCTGCCCGTACCTCCGGTCAGGCCTCCACGTGTAACACACCCGTCCCCTCAGTCCAAAACTGTGACTCGGCTTCTTCGTGGGCTTGCTGCAGGGCGCTGTCGACCTCGTCGTCGTCTGTCAGCGCTTCGAACCAGGCCGAGGTCGCGCAGGTCCAGAGCAAGAGTCTGCTGAAGGCGTGGTGCTTTTCGGCCAGTCGAACTCCGGTACCACAGAACCCCTCCAGTCAAGGATCAGCCAAGGTTTTGCACCTATCTCTAGGAATAAGAGGAGAGGCAGTCTGA